From one Micromonospora siamensis genomic stretch:
- the fes gene encoding enterochelin esterase — MIVPTRSHTDQRIVQLAAAVEAGDDTALETFWKTVAADGSPLMEPMPDDESKTLVTFLWRDPGDTRNVLVLFYSAPTQNGFDEILMERLPGTDLWFKTYVLPSDLRTTYLLSVNDSLEPYGTYAEVLARIPGYRPDPLNPREVTILDDLVVSVLELPQAPKQPWNIARRGVPKGKNHMHLLDSEILGTQHHITVHTPPGYDPDNAEAYPLFVLFDGWAYFNFAATPTVLDNLLYAKRIPPFVLVMHSNTDQAIRARELTCHEPFADFLARELIPFLRENYRVTDDPAQTYVGGSCFGGLAAAYVAYKLPEIFGNVISQSGSFWWPERETPETEMEWLTRQFAESPKLPIRFSMEVGSLEAAIVEFDQLATNRNLRDVLLEKGYEVDYSEYSGGHDMITWRGTLVNRLLALAARKG; from the coding sequence ATGATCGTTCCCACCAGGTCCCACACCGACCAACGGATCGTGCAGCTCGCCGCGGCGGTCGAGGCGGGCGACGACACCGCGCTGGAGACCTTCTGGAAGACCGTCGCCGCCGACGGCTCCCCGCTGATGGAGCCGATGCCGGACGACGAGTCGAAGACCCTGGTCACCTTCCTGTGGCGCGATCCCGGCGACACCCGCAACGTCCTGGTGCTCTTCTACAGCGCGCCGACGCAGAACGGGTTCGACGAGATCCTGATGGAGCGGCTGCCGGGGACGGACCTCTGGTTCAAGACCTACGTCCTCCCGTCCGACCTGCGGACCACCTACCTGCTCTCGGTCAACGACTCGCTGGAGCCGTACGGGACGTACGCCGAGGTGCTGGCCCGGATCCCCGGCTACCGGCCGGACCCGCTGAACCCGCGCGAGGTCACCATCCTGGACGACCTCGTGGTGTCGGTGCTGGAACTGCCGCAGGCGCCGAAGCAGCCGTGGAACATCGCCCGGCGCGGGGTGCCCAAGGGGAAGAACCACATGCACCTGCTGGACAGCGAGATCCTCGGCACCCAGCACCACATCACCGTGCACACGCCGCCCGGCTACGACCCGGACAACGCGGAGGCGTACCCGCTCTTCGTCCTCTTCGACGGGTGGGCGTACTTCAACTTCGCGGCGACGCCCACCGTGCTGGACAACCTCCTCTACGCCAAGCGGATCCCGCCGTTCGTGCTGGTCATGCACAGCAACACCGACCAGGCGATCCGGGCCCGGGAGTTGACCTGCCACGAGCCGTTCGCGGACTTCCTGGCCCGGGAGCTGATCCCGTTCCTGCGGGAGAACTACCGGGTCACCGACGACCCCGCGCAGACGTACGTGGGCGGCTCCTGCTTCGGCGGGCTGGCGGCGGCGTACGTGGCGTACAAGCTGCCGGAGATCTTCGGCAACGTGATCTCGCAGTCCGGCTCGTTCTGGTGGCCGGAGCGGGAGACGCCGGAGACCGAGATGGAGTGGCTGACCCGGCAGTTCGCCGAGAGCCCGAAGCTGCCCATCCGGTTCTCGATGGAGGTCGGCTCACTGGAGGCGGCGATCGTCGAGTTCGACCAGCTCGCCACCAACCGGAACCTGCGCGACGTGCTGCTGGAGAAGGGCTACGAGGTCGACTACTCGGAGTACTCCGGCGGTCACGACATGATCACCTGGCGCGGAACCCTGGTCAACCGCCTGCTCGCCCTCGCCGCCCGGAAAGGCTGA
- the leuB gene encoding 3-isopropylmalate dehydrogenase: MAHRTITVLPGDGVGPEVTEQALEVLLTVADLYRHDFTVHRRLAGLAAIAEEGVAISDETFDLCAGSDAILFGAIGSLPAEQRKNATVRPEQALFRLRKDFQFFANLRPIRPSRSLYHASPLKPEYLDGTDLIFVRELSAGLYYGHLDAAIPGKPSEIRRTERGEEAVDTLLYTEQEIERVVRAAFDIAAVRRGKITSVDKANVLSSSILWRRIVDRIAPDYPGVEYEHILVDAAAMFLLRDPARFDVVVTENLFGDILTDEAAMLTGSIGMIPSASLGVRRTEAGVFGLYEPIHGSAPDIEGQDKANPIGAVLSAAMLLRHSLGLPDEAAAVEAAVEEVLADGYRTVDISEDGAKLVGTRELGKRIATAVRRP; encoded by the coding sequence ATGGCACACCGCACGATCACCGTACTGCCCGGCGACGGCGTCGGCCCCGAGGTCACCGAGCAGGCCCTCGAGGTGCTGCTCACGGTCGCGGACCTGTACCGGCACGACTTCACCGTGCACCGCCGGCTGGCCGGGCTGGCCGCCATCGCCGAGGAGGGGGTGGCCATCTCCGACGAGACCTTCGACCTCTGCGCCGGCAGCGACGCCATCCTCTTCGGCGCCATCGGCAGCCTCCCGGCCGAGCAGCGGAAGAACGCCACGGTACGCCCCGAGCAGGCGCTGTTCCGGCTGCGCAAGGACTTCCAGTTCTTCGCCAACCTGCGCCCGATCCGGCCGTCGCGCAGCCTCTACCACGCCTCCCCGCTCAAGCCGGAGTACCTCGACGGCACCGACCTGATCTTCGTCCGGGAGCTGTCGGCCGGCCTCTACTACGGGCACCTGGACGCGGCGATCCCCGGCAAGCCCAGCGAGATCCGCCGCACCGAACGCGGCGAGGAGGCGGTCGACACGCTGCTCTACACCGAGCAGGAGATCGAGCGGGTGGTCCGGGCCGCCTTCGACATCGCCGCCGTCCGCCGCGGAAAGATCACCTCGGTCGACAAGGCGAACGTGCTCAGCTCGTCGATCCTCTGGCGGCGGATCGTCGACCGGATCGCCCCGGACTACCCGGGCGTCGAGTACGAGCACATCCTGGTCGACGCCGCCGCGATGTTCCTGCTGCGCGACCCGGCCCGGTTCGACGTCGTGGTGACCGAGAACCTGTTCGGCGACATCCTCACCGACGAGGCGGCGATGCTGACCGGCTCGATCGGCATGATCCCCTCGGCCAGCCTCGGCGTACGCCGTACCGAGGCCGGCGTCTTCGGCCTCTACGAGCCGATCCACGGCTCGGCGCCGGACATCGAGGGGCAGGACAAGGCCAACCCGATCGGGGCCGTCCTCTCCGCCGCGATGCTGCTGCGCCACTCCCTGGGCCTGCCCGACGAGGCCGCCGCGGTGGAGGCCGCCGTCGAGGAGGTGCTGGCCGACGGCTACCGCACGGTCGACATCTCAGAGGACGGGGCGAAGCTCGTCGGCACCCGCGAGCTGGGCAAGCGGATCGCCACCGCCGTACGCCGGCCATGA
- a CDS encoding pyridoxal phosphate-dependent aminotransferase yields the protein MVLQSEMTSPTRLADQRRLVREVRRELVARYRARLQTTNEPPIRLMASIVQALEHECAERRLDPAAVRLEIVNRTIGDVNVRLVTECEGEPGGPGDYRRLADELGVALPGEELSGHVATGAVYRWLREEMLTAEREVMRAGFDARSYDLASIGNPVLRGWLADDMRQWGLPVTAANVALGLGATDCMDKVLRGLGALARLDGRPVGAVLMSTPGFNVLEGQAVANGYRVHRVPTGPEDRFNLTAAQLAAALDADPEIGVVYLMVTNNPATFAYRPDELLDLLDVLRRHRRQGRVVRLMADLAYVGTGDPAADDARMRALASATDLGDQLILISSLSKTHTLTGERFGWVTFGSAAFAAGMVGSWINSIASMPGEWQLRFMAYHRLFRENPHLVDKIRRLYALRRSQLRAQLHRLDEEFRLFEHIYLDDDATIYTWSRLLAGEDCFSVLEKTGIAGIPGSTFGYSDDYVRFSVGILPVASD from the coding sequence ATGGTGCTGCAGAGTGAGATGACGAGTCCGACCCGGCTGGCGGACCAGCGGCGGCTCGTCCGCGAGGTCCGCCGGGAGCTGGTGGCCCGGTACCGGGCCCGGCTGCAGACCACCAACGAGCCGCCGATCCGGCTGATGGCCTCCATCGTGCAGGCGCTGGAGCACGAGTGCGCGGAGCGTCGGCTGGACCCGGCCGCCGTCCGGCTGGAGATCGTCAACCGGACCATCGGCGACGTCAACGTCCGGCTGGTCACCGAGTGCGAGGGCGAGCCGGGCGGCCCCGGCGACTACCGGCGGCTCGCCGACGAGTTGGGGGTGGCGCTGCCGGGCGAGGAGCTGTCGGGGCACGTGGCGACGGGAGCGGTGTACCGCTGGCTGCGCGAGGAGATGCTGACGGCCGAGCGGGAGGTGATGCGGGCCGGGTTCGACGCCCGCAGCTACGACCTGGCCAGCATCGGCAACCCGGTGCTGCGGGGCTGGCTCGCCGACGACATGCGGCAGTGGGGCCTGCCGGTCACCGCGGCGAACGTCGCGCTCGGGCTGGGCGCCACCGACTGCATGGACAAGGTCCTGCGCGGCCTGGGCGCGCTCGCCCGGCTCGACGGCCGGCCGGTCGGCGCCGTGCTGATGTCCACGCCCGGCTTCAACGTGCTGGAGGGGCAGGCCGTCGCCAACGGGTACCGGGTGCACCGGGTGCCCACCGGCCCCGAGGACCGGTTCAACCTGACCGCCGCGCAGCTGGCCGCGGCGCTCGACGCCGACCCGGAGATCGGCGTGGTCTACCTGATGGTCACCAACAACCCGGCGACCTTCGCCTACCGGCCGGACGAGCTGCTCGACCTGCTGGACGTGCTGCGCCGGCACCGGCGGCAGGGCCGGGTGGTGCGCCTGATGGCCGACCTGGCGTACGTCGGCACCGGTGACCCCGCCGCCGACGACGCCCGGATGCGGGCGCTGGCCTCCGCCACCGACCTGGGCGACCAGCTCATCCTGATCAGCAGCCTGTCCAAGACGCACACCCTGACCGGTGAGCGCTTCGGCTGGGTGACCTTCGGCAGCGCCGCCTTCGCCGCCGGCATGGTGGGCAGCTGGATCAACAGCATCGCCTCGATGCCGGGCGAGTGGCAGCTGCGCTTCATGGCGTACCACCGGCTCTTCCGGGAGAACCCGCACCTGGTCGACAAGATCCGCCGGCTGTACGCGCTGCGCCGCTCGCAGCTACGGGCCCAGCTGCACCGGCTCGACGAGGAGTTCCGGCTCTTCGAGCACATCTATCTCGACGACGACGCCACGATCTACACCTGGAGCCGGCTGCTGGCGGGGGAGGACTGCTTCTCCGTACTCGAGAAGACCGGCATCGCGGGGATCCCCGGGTCGACGTTCGGCTACTCCGACGACTACGTCCGCTTCTCCGTCGGAATCCTGCCGGTCGCCTCCGACTGA
- the leuC gene encoding 3-isopropylmalate dehydratase large subunit, which translates to MSPRTMFDKIWDAHVVRDEPGEVPVIYIDRHLTHEATSPQAFAGLRARELPVHRTDATIAVLDHNVPTTPGRRMLDVVDAASVTCIETMEDNARDFGVTLFDMNDEYQGIVHVIGPELGISLPGMTVVCGDSHTSTHGALGIFAIGIGTSEVEHVMATQCLLQQKPKTMNVRIEGTLASGVTAKDVALAVIRKFGTNVGSHHVIEFSGSAVRSLTVEGRMTLCNMAIEAGARAGMVAPDEVTIEYVRGRRYAPQGELFELAAAQWRELASDPGAHFDAVLDITVDDLVPQITWGTDPGMVADINGVVPDPAAQSDEVTRDAYQRALDYMGLTPGQKIEDIEVQTVFIGSCTNSRVEDLREAAKVAAGRQVASNVRAIVVPGSMSVSRQAEAEGLADVFRTAGFEWREAGCSMCIAMNGDRLAPGERCASTSNRNFEGRQGRGGRTHLVSPAMAAGAAIAGHFVDVRNL; encoded by the coding sequence ATGAGTCCACGCACCATGTTCGACAAGATCTGGGACGCGCACGTGGTCCGCGACGAGCCGGGCGAGGTTCCGGTGATCTACATCGACCGGCACCTCACCCACGAGGCGACGTCCCCGCAGGCCTTCGCCGGCCTGCGGGCCCGGGAGCTGCCGGTGCACCGCACCGACGCCACGATCGCCGTGCTCGACCACAACGTGCCCACCACGCCCGGCCGGCGGATGCTCGACGTGGTCGACGCCGCCAGCGTCACCTGCATCGAGACGATGGAGGACAACGCCCGCGACTTCGGCGTGACGCTGTTCGACATGAACGACGAGTACCAGGGCATCGTCCACGTCATCGGCCCCGAGCTGGGCATCTCGCTGCCCGGCATGACGGTGGTCTGCGGTGACTCGCACACCTCCACGCACGGCGCGCTGGGCATCTTCGCCATCGGCATCGGCACCAGCGAGGTGGAGCACGTGATGGCCACCCAGTGCCTGCTCCAGCAGAAGCCGAAGACGATGAACGTCCGGATCGAGGGGACCCTCGCGTCGGGCGTCACCGCCAAGGACGTCGCGCTGGCGGTGATCCGCAAGTTCGGCACCAACGTCGGCTCGCACCACGTCATCGAGTTCAGCGGCTCCGCCGTCCGGTCCCTGACCGTCGAGGGCCGGATGACGCTGTGCAACATGGCCATCGAGGCCGGGGCCCGCGCCGGCATGGTCGCCCCCGACGAGGTGACCATCGAGTACGTCAGGGGCCGCAGGTACGCCCCGCAGGGCGAGCTGTTCGAGCTGGCCGCGGCGCAGTGGCGGGAACTGGCCAGCGACCCGGGCGCGCACTTCGACGCGGTCCTGGACATCACCGTCGACGACCTCGTCCCGCAGATCACCTGGGGCACCGACCCGGGCATGGTGGCCGACATCAACGGGGTGGTGCCGGACCCGGCCGCCCAGAGCGACGAGGTCACCCGGGACGCCTACCAGCGGGCGCTGGACTACATGGGTCTCACCCCCGGCCAGAAGATCGAGGACATCGAGGTCCAGACCGTCTTCATCGGCTCCTGCACCAACTCCCGGGTGGAGGACCTGCGGGAGGCCGCCAAGGTCGCCGCGGGCCGGCAGGTCGCGTCGAACGTGCGGGCCATCGTCGTGCCGGGCTCGATGTCGGTGAGCCGGCAGGCGGAGGCGGAGGGGCTGGCCGACGTGTTCCGGACGGCCGGCTTCGAGTGGCGCGAGGCGGGTTGCAGCATGTGCATCGCCATGAACGGCGACCGGCTCGCCCCGGGTGAGCGGTGCGCCTCGACGAGCAACCGCAACTTCGAGGGCCGGCAGGGGCGCGGTGGGCGTACCCACCTGGTCAGCCCGGCGATGGCCGCCGGCGCCGCCATCGCGGGTCACTTCGTCGACGTCCGCAACCTCTAG
- the leuD gene encoding 3-isopropylmalate dehydratase small subunit: MEKFVTHTGVAAPLPRSNVNTDDIVPARFLKTIRRTGFADALFANWRYLGDGKGPNPEFELNQPAYADATILVAGPNFGCGSSREHAPWSLREFGFRCIIAPSFADIFYNNCFNSSILPVVLAPPVVDDILATVSAQAQCRLHVDLPAQTITLPDGRAFGFEVDAFKKEALLQGLDSIDWTLSHRAEIEAYEQRRRQEAPWLFADEGADRRGAAVPTA; this comes from the coding sequence ATGGAGAAGTTCGTTACGCACACCGGCGTCGCCGCACCGCTGCCCCGGTCCAACGTCAACACCGATGACATCGTCCCGGCGCGGTTCCTGAAGACCATCCGGCGGACCGGTTTCGCCGACGCCCTCTTCGCCAACTGGCGCTACCTGGGCGACGGCAAGGGACCGAACCCGGAGTTCGAGCTGAACCAGCCGGCGTACGCCGACGCGACGATCCTGGTCGCCGGCCCGAACTTCGGCTGCGGCTCGTCCCGCGAGCACGCGCCCTGGTCGCTGCGCGAGTTCGGCTTCCGCTGCATCATCGCGCCCAGCTTCGCCGACATCTTCTACAACAACTGCTTCAACAGCAGCATCCTGCCGGTCGTCCTGGCGCCGCCCGTCGTGGACGACATCCTGGCCACCGTCAGCGCCCAGGCGCAGTGCCGGCTGCACGTCGACCTGCCGGCCCAGACGATCACCCTGCCGGACGGCCGGGCGTTCGGCTTCGAGGTGGACGCCTTCAAGAAGGAGGCCCTGCTCCAGGGCCTGGACAGCATCGACTGGACGCTGTCGCACCGCGCCGAGATCGAGGCGTACGAGCAGCGGCGCCGCCAGGAGGCGCCCTGGCTCTTCGCCGACGAGGGCGCGGACCGGCGCGGCGCCGCCGTACCCACCGCCTGA
- a CDS encoding MbtH family protein — MDDASVKVLVNDEEQYSLWPDFLAVPAGWKETGVSGSKEECLTYVKEVWTDMRPLSLRRQMEESAAPGA; from the coding sequence ATGGACGACGCGAGCGTGAAGGTCCTCGTCAACGACGAGGAGCAGTACTCCCTGTGGCCGGACTTCCTGGCCGTCCCGGCGGGATGGAAGGAGACCGGGGTCTCCGGCAGCAAGGAGGAGTGCCTGACCTACGTCAAGGAGGTCTGGACCGACATGCGTCCGTTGAGTCTGCGCCGGCAGATGGAGGAGTCCGCCGCTCCGGGGGCCTAG
- a CDS encoding MMPL family transporter — protein MFLKASRAIIAGRWLSVVFWIILAAVLVQVAPNLQEEANTSQQESRSRSSLEAFKASELIAEKFPDVQEVMNNQVTVTLFRDSGLTTADQEYGRALEQFLTTRRDDIRLESTVSPFSDPQNGRGLLSSDGKAALVELNLDMTYATEDNNEWLNQTKEVIPRIRNHLSADAAERDGAPAAPAGLDVHLTGGNAIWGDVITLQEESLNRTLVMTLVFILVVLLVIYRSPVAAIFPLISVVLALTISQGVLGIAADAGLPVSPNALVFLIIVLFGLGTDHSLLMFSRFRDNLLDGRDKLDALRSAVTNGGEAIFSSACAVIVAFGAMFFATDANFKGIGPPLAIAVAIEFLVIMTLIPAAMAILGEKVFWPFQPAKVRAKRLRRGADGRAAKAGIWERIAAVVTSRPNRFIALTLIALIPFIGLLAGFRFDNNELRALLPTSTDSYQGLTVQREHYGEAAGAENAVSIIIESAQPGWDDAKLATLRKVGGDLDALPGVSTVTTPDRSTGPGFSADGTSVSLSAMLADDPYSQRAMDTVTEMRDTLRQSLRGTNLAGSTAYVGGVTAEVRDNLATQKRDFLLIATVVLIGILLILAVLLRSLVAPLYMAATIVVAYAATMGLTVATFQYGFGYSGLWIDAPVAAFVILVALGIDYSIFLMTRVKEEHQNGRQPTREAVRKALASTGSVITSCGIILAGTFTPLLFSGIKSYVEMGFAIVVGLLLDTFVIRTLLVPAIAVKVGERNWWPRRPQPVADEVTAESDEVVPVP, from the coding sequence TTGTTCCTGAAGGCTAGCCGCGCCATCATCGCCGGTCGCTGGCTGTCGGTCGTGTTCTGGATCATCCTTGCCGCGGTCCTCGTGCAGGTCGCTCCCAACCTGCAGGAGGAAGCGAACACCAGCCAGCAGGAATCCCGGTCCCGGTCGAGTCTCGAGGCGTTCAAGGCCAGTGAGCTGATCGCCGAGAAGTTCCCGGACGTGCAGGAGGTGATGAACAACCAGGTCACCGTGACGCTGTTCCGGGACAGCGGCCTGACCACCGCGGACCAGGAGTACGGAAGGGCGCTGGAGCAGTTCCTCACCACCCGGCGGGACGACATCCGGCTGGAGTCGACGGTCTCCCCGTTCTCGGATCCGCAGAACGGGCGGGGGCTGCTCAGCTCGGACGGGAAGGCGGCCCTGGTCGAGCTGAACCTCGACATGACGTACGCCACCGAGGACAACAACGAGTGGCTGAACCAGACCAAGGAGGTCATCCCGCGGATCCGGAACCACCTCTCCGCGGACGCGGCCGAGCGGGACGGCGCCCCGGCCGCCCCGGCGGGCCTGGACGTGCACCTCACCGGCGGCAACGCCATCTGGGGTGACGTGATCACCCTCCAGGAGGAGAGCCTCAACCGGACGCTGGTGATGACCCTGGTCTTCATCCTGGTCGTCCTGCTGGTCATCTACCGGTCACCGGTAGCCGCGATCTTCCCGCTGATCTCCGTGGTGCTCGCCCTGACCATCTCCCAGGGGGTGCTCGGCATCGCCGCCGACGCGGGGCTGCCGGTCTCGCCCAACGCGCTGGTCTTCCTGATCATCGTGCTCTTCGGGCTCGGCACCGACCACTCGCTGCTGATGTTCTCCCGCTTCCGGGACAACCTGCTCGACGGCCGGGACAAGCTGGACGCGCTGCGCAGCGCGGTCACCAACGGTGGTGAGGCGATCTTCTCCAGCGCCTGCGCGGTGATCGTGGCCTTCGGGGCGATGTTCTTCGCCACCGACGCCAACTTCAAGGGCATCGGCCCGCCGCTGGCCATCGCGGTGGCCATCGAGTTCCTGGTGATCATGACCTTGATCCCGGCCGCGATGGCGATCCTGGGGGAGAAGGTGTTCTGGCCGTTCCAGCCCGCGAAGGTGCGCGCGAAGCGGCTGCGGCGGGGCGCCGACGGCCGGGCCGCGAAGGCGGGGATCTGGGAGCGGATCGCCGCCGTGGTCACCAGCCGACCCAACCGGTTCATCGCGCTCACCCTGATCGCGCTGATCCCGTTCATCGGGCTGCTGGCCGGCTTCCGGTTCGACAACAACGAGCTGCGGGCGCTGCTGCCCACCTCGACCGACTCGTACCAGGGCCTCACCGTGCAACGGGAGCACTACGGCGAGGCGGCCGGTGCGGAGAACGCCGTGTCGATCATCATCGAGTCCGCGCAGCCCGGGTGGGACGACGCCAAGCTGGCCACCCTGCGGAAGGTGGGCGGCGACCTGGACGCGCTGCCCGGGGTGAGCACGGTGACCACGCCCGACCGGTCGACCGGCCCGGGCTTCTCCGCCGACGGGACCAGCGTCAGCCTCAGCGCCATGCTGGCCGACGACCCGTACTCGCAGCGGGCGATGGACACGGTCACCGAGATGCGGGACACCCTGCGGCAGTCACTGCGTGGCACGAACCTCGCGGGCTCGACCGCGTACGTCGGTGGCGTCACCGCGGAGGTGCGCGACAACCTGGCCACCCAGAAGCGGGACTTCCTGCTCATCGCCACCGTCGTGCTGATCGGCATCCTGCTCATCCTGGCGGTGCTGCTGCGCAGCCTGGTGGCCCCGCTCTACATGGCGGCGACGATCGTGGTGGCGTACGCGGCGACGATGGGCCTGACCGTGGCGACCTTCCAGTACGGCTTCGGCTACTCGGGGCTCTGGATCGACGCCCCGGTGGCCGCGTTCGTCATCCTGGTGGCGCTCGGCATCGACTACAGCATCTTCCTGATGACCCGGGTCAAGGAGGAGCACCAGAACGGCCGGCAACCGACCCGGGAGGCGGTCCGCAAGGCCCTCGCCAGCACCGGTTCGGTGATCACCTCGTGCGGGATCATCCTGGCCGGCACGTTCACGCCACTGCTCTTCTCCGGCATCAAGTCGTACGTCGAGATGGGCTTCGCCATCGTCGTCGGCCTGCTGCTGGACACCTTCGTGATCCGGACCCTGCTGGTGCCGGCCATCGCGGTGAAGGTCGGCGAGCGCAACTGGTGGCCGCGCCGGCCGCAGCCGGTCGCCGACGAGGTGACCGCCGAATCGGACGAAGTCGTCCCCGTCCCGTAG
- a CDS encoding MbtH domain protein, with protein MNDLVQRLSAEDRPVVVGGPDPSLAELHRRLTDIGYVFVRFPDTKGGTDLGIRVDEAATDLGRADFAAGTGTVHVEGTLTLDFVPVRCVADIDLASLSGTGRLVAREEVPAG; from the coding sequence ATGAACGATCTCGTGCAGCGGCTCTCCGCCGAGGACCGGCCCGTCGTGGTCGGCGGCCCGGACCCGTCCCTGGCGGAGCTGCACCGGCGGCTCACCGACATCGGGTACGTCTTCGTCAGGTTCCCGGACACCAAGGGCGGCACCGACCTGGGTATCCGGGTGGACGAGGCGGCCACCGACCTCGGCCGGGCCGACTTCGCCGCCGGCACCGGCACCGTGCACGTCGAGGGGACGCTGACCCTGGACTTCGTGCCGGTCCGCTGCGTCGCGGACATCGACCTGGCCTCGCTGAGCGGGACCGGCCGGCTGGTCGCGCGCGAGGAGGTGCCGGCGGGGTAG
- a CDS encoding M23 family metallopeptidase, with product MAEKPSRSSTTPETIVSLPFTGRWLARNSPARRVPSHGVDLLGERYAIDFIGVDERRRTADRRDWRTFLATEPPERFIAFGQPLLAPADGVVVDVHDGEVDHEGRRSQLALVPYVLGQAGRLRQGVGAVAGNHIVIEMADGGAFVALAHLRAGSMRVAVGDRVTTGQPIAECGNSGNSTQPHVHIQVMDSRDLSVAQGLPMAFRSYREWPRGARQPQVRQAGIPAEEAVVEPLPVRAGDATP from the coding sequence ATGGCCGAGAAACCCTCGCGGAGTTCGACCACCCCGGAAACCATCGTCTCGCTGCCCTTCACCGGCCGTTGGCTGGCCCGGAACAGTCCGGCCCGACGGGTTCCCAGCCACGGTGTCGACCTGCTCGGCGAGCGCTACGCCATCGACTTCATCGGCGTGGACGAGCGGCGGCGGACCGCCGACCGCCGGGACTGGCGGACCTTCCTCGCCACCGAACCCCCCGAGCGCTTCATCGCCTTCGGCCAGCCGCTGCTGGCGCCGGCCGACGGGGTGGTGGTGGACGTCCACGACGGCGAGGTCGACCACGAGGGACGCCGCTCCCAGCTGGCCCTGGTGCCGTACGTGCTCGGCCAGGCCGGCCGGCTCCGGCAGGGCGTCGGCGCCGTCGCCGGCAACCACATCGTCATCGAGATGGCCGACGGCGGCGCCTTCGTCGCCCTCGCCCACCTGCGGGCCGGCTCGATGCGGGTGGCGGTCGGCGATCGGGTGACCACCGGCCAGCCGATCGCCGAGTGCGGCAACTCCGGCAACTCCACCCAGCCGCACGTGCACATCCAGGTGATGGACAGCCGTGACCTCTCGGTCGCGCAAGGGCTGCCGATGGCGTTCCGGAGCTACCGAGAATGGCCGCGGGGCGCCCGGCAGCCGCAGGTCCGACAGGCCGGCATCCCGGCCGAGGAGGCCGTCGTCGAGCCGCTGCCCGTCCGGGCCGGCGACGCCACCCCCTGA
- a CDS encoding response regulator transcription factor translates to MVIASDDLASKGLNQLAQAALSEDTKVLLLMGRSSENLDAVTRFPCNGYLIQDDVTEEALAQAINRIVIGEVPMPAVLANRLLERARGVTTQERPHCPKLTPRERETLVLLAEGLSNKQIARRMLISQHGVKRLVANVLSKLNCSNRTLAAAVAIKHGLLEEI, encoded by the coding sequence TTGGTCATCGCCTCCGACGACCTCGCGTCCAAGGGGCTCAACCAGCTCGCCCAGGCGGCGCTCAGCGAGGACACCAAGGTCCTGCTCCTGATGGGGCGCAGCTCGGAGAACCTGGACGCCGTGACCCGGTTCCCGTGCAACGGTTACCTGATCCAGGACGACGTCACCGAGGAAGCCCTGGCGCAGGCGATCAACCGGATAGTCATCGGCGAGGTGCCGATGCCGGCCGTGCTGGCCAACCGGTTGCTGGAGCGGGCCCGGGGAGTCACGACGCAGGAGCGTCCACACTGCCCGAAGCTGACCCCGCGGGAGCGCGAGACGCTGGTCCTGCTCGCCGAGGGGCTCAGCAACAAGCAGATCGCCCGCCGCATGCTGATCAGCCAGCACGGGGTCAAGCGCCTGGTGGCGAACGTGCTGTCCAAGCTGAACTGCTCGAACCGTACGCTCGCCGCGGCGGTGGCCATCAAGCACGGCCTGCTCGAGGAGATCTGA